The Chthoniobacterales bacterium nucleotide sequence ATAGCAGCGGTTGGCCGCGATTCGTTCGTAGTCCTCTTTCCAGAGCACCTTCGTGCCACATAACGTGTCTTTCACGGGCTGGGCGAGCAGCCAGCTGAATGCGACGCTGAAAAATTTGTTCGCGCAAAGGTTCAGGAAACGCATCGCTTCCTTTTCCATCGGGTAAACAAGTCGCACGCCGTTGGCAAACTCCGCATGGCCCGAGACGAGGGCCTCGTAAAACTTCGGAAGTTCCTCGGGCGGCATGGTGAGATCGGCATCGAGAATCATAAGGATGTCGCCGGTCGCAGCGGCGAACCCACAGCGCACCGCATCGCCCTTCCCCTTCCCCGGCTGCTGCATGATCTGGATCTCGCGATCGGGATAAGCCGCCTTCACGCGCTGAATCTCCTCCCATGTATCATCGGTGGAATTGCCCTCGACAAAGATAAGCTCCATGGAGTCGCCCATCATGGGCGTGCGTGTGACGGCGGCTTCAATGTTGCCGGCTTCGTTCCGAGCGGGCACGACCACCGATACCCGCCTGGAGCAGTTCTCCATGGAAACCTTCGGACGAGCGGTGCAGATGACCGTATGGCAAAGGAAGCCGAGCAGAGGTGCGAGAAATCGGTTCAGCAGCGGTTCGACCACGGGAATCTGAAGCGGGAGAAGGACCTTTGGCTCAATCTCCACAATCGACCACCCCGAGAGGTTCAGAAAATTCCGTGCGTCGTCGATCCCAATCCAGTTCGCCTGGGGATGACGCGCTCGCAGCCCGAGCGTCGTGGCAAGCGAATAGACCGGTCGCCACATCGCGGAAGGAAAGCTCATGACCAACCGCGTGTGCGGGGCCGCCAGCTTGCGAGCCTGGTTCAAAATCTCCTGCACATCGCCGGCGTAGTTGATGGTGTCCGACAGCAGGATGACGTCGTAGGTGCCTGGCACATCGAGACACTCACCCGGCTGGTGATAGAAGGTGCCGTGCGGCAGGCGTCTGGCCGTGCGCTCCACCTGCACCGCAGAAATATCGCATCCAGACACTTTCCTGGCGTGGATCAATTCGAGCAATTCTCCCGCTCCACACCCGATCTCGAAAACCGAGGCGTCTTGCGGCAGACGCATGTTGAAATAGCGCGCCAGGATCGCCCGATACTGACGCCCGGCGGGACGCTTATCCTCGGGTCCGGAATAATGGGCCGCAATCTCCTCGAGATGCTTTTCGAGAAGCGGCGAAACCCGATTGGCGGGACGCGTCGTCGCCGCAGGAATGACCGCGCGATCTTCAGCCGTCATTGGATCATCACGTTGATGCCGCCATTCTTCGGGATGCGCGAAAGAACGGCACGCGGTTCGGACAGGGACAGCCGGGCGCGTCCATGGGCAGCCGTGCGATAGCCGACGCTCGCAAGCATTTCGAGGATCCGACATACGTCACCATCGCCGTTGGCGAACACATAGGGGGCAAGCTCGATCACGATCGCAGGGCGGAAGCGCTCGATGACGCCGAGCCCTCCCTCGAGCACGTTGATCTCATGGCCATCGACGTCCAGTTTGATAAGGTCGATCTTTAAAAGTTCGAATTCTTCGCAAAGGCCCGCGAGCGTGACGACCCGTGCGCCGGTCGTCGGGAAGGAGCGCCCCTGCGATTCGTCAAGGCCGGAGGAATCCCCCGCATCCAGCGGCCAGCTGGAGCAAATGTCCCCGGGCAAGACCTCGCCGGCATTCGCGGCCACGAAGCCCTGAACGCGCTCGATGCGTGGGGCGATGGCGGCATTGAGACCCACATTACGGGTAAGCTTGGCGAAGGCCCAGTCCGTCGGTTCGATCGCGACCACTTTGCCGCTGTCACCCACGAGCGAGGCCATGCGAAGGGCGTGCGCGCCGATGTTTGCGCCAATATCGAGAACAACGGAGCCTTCCCGAAGGACCGGCGTGTAGTAGGCAACCACGTCGGGCTCGAAAGCGCCGAAGAGATAGATGGAAAGATCGATCCCCTCGTGAAGATCGAGTTCGTAAGCGAGTCCGCCCCGGTGGAAAATGTCGCGGCTACTGTGCCCTGCGAGCTTGCGCGCGGCGCAGGCAGCGCGGCTGAGCAGTCGCGCGACTCCGATTTTTTGTTTTGTGGACAACATGGAGGTTAAGCTTGTTCGCGTCGTTCGAGCACGAGAAGGAGACGCGCGGAAAACAATCCCGGTGCGAGGGACAACACATTTTCGACAACTTTTAGCGGGCCCTCCAAAAAGGAGGGAAGAAGCTGCGGTCCGCTGAAACCTCCGCTGCCGAAATAGCGCAGATTTGTCAGACGTCTCGTGGCGACCAGCCGCCACGAGTTTTCCCATTCGGCAACCTCCCGCTTTCGAAAAATCCGGGTGGCATTGGCTTGGCCGGCATAGTAGCCGCCGCTCGCCGCGTCAACGCCCGGCGGAGCAGTCCACGTAATTGGTTTCCCCAAACCGAGTGGCTCTGGATGGCAGCACCCGTAAACGAACTTGCCGAGCAGACTCATGTCGGGTTCGAAAACGATCAACCGACCGCCGGGCACGACGACTCGAGCCATTTCCGCGAGCGCGGTGCCGGGAAACTCGAGATGGTGGAAAACGTCGAAAAGAATGAGATCACTCAGGGCTGCGTCGGGAAACTGAATCGCATAGGCATTCTCACGCCGATCCAACCAGGGGTTATCGAAAATATCGGAAGTGACGCATTGCGGAATGACATCCTTAATCGCGCCAATGCCGGAGCCGAGTTCCAGCGTGGTCAGGCCGGGGATCGATTTCAACCGGGCCGCAATCTCACGGTAAAACGCGTGATAGCAGCTTCGCAGGAGTGGCTTCTTTTCCCAGTGCGCACGGTTGCCGAGGATTTCGTCCTCGTGACGGCCGATGTCCTCCACCTCGGCGATTGGGAGCTCGTCCATTACCTGCGGCTTCAGACCTCGACCTTGGTTTCGTCGCCCATCTCGAGGAAGTCGTCGGCTTCATCCGAGGCGTTGTGAACTTTCCGGGTGGGCACCGACGTGCCGTTGGCGGTCGCAGCGCTCCATGTCCGGGCTTGGTGATAGACGGAAATCCTCATGGGATCCTCCACTCCGACAACGAAGAGCGCGCTGCGGCGCACGCCGAGAACGACGCGCTCGGGCCGGGTGATCCGTGCATGGATCTGGTAGATGCCGGCGACAAGGCCGAGCGAGGGCAGCGCGATGCGAATCTCGTATTCGCCCGGCGCCACATCCACGAGACTGCCGCCGTCGCGGCGCGAGATCATCTTGAGGATCTGCTTGTCGTTCTTGCGGGTGGACTCGTCCATGTCCGGCTTGCGGAAGACAGTGACCGTCGTGTTGAGCTGCTCGAGAGGCACGTTCGCGCGCACGCGGATAACGACCACGGCATCAACACCGGGAACGAGTTCCGTTCCGTCCGTGGTCTGGAGTTCGAGGGCGAGGAACTTCAGCTCGCGATCGCTCACCTCCTCGTCCTCGTCGCTGTTGGAATTCGTGGCAGCCCGGACCTTGCGAGGCATGTCCTCGAGCAAATCCTTCTCGTAGGTCTTCACGACATCCTCGATCGCGCCCTGGCCGATGACCTCGCCACGCCGCATGTAGATTGCCTTCTGGGCGATGGCGAGCAGGATGCCTGGGGAATGGTGCACGATGACGAGCGACATGCCGTTCGCGCGCATCTCGAACAGACGCTCGAGGCACTTGCGGCGAAAATTGAGGTCGCCGACGGCCAGCACTTCGTCGAGCAGCAGGATGTCGGGCTGCGTCGCGATCGCGCAGGCAAAGCCAAGGCGGGCCTGCATGCCCGAGCTGTAGGTCTGCACGGGAGCCTCGATCGCATAACCGATCTCGGAGAATTTCACGACGTCCTCGAAGCGCTCGCTGATTTCGTCATACGTCAGCCCTAGCACCGACATGTTCGCGTAGATGTTCTCCCGGCCGGTGAGCACGGGGTTGAAGCCCGCGCCAAGCGCGAGGAGCGGCGCGAGACGACCTCGCACGGTGATGCGACCCGTCGTCGGCTTGATGAGACCGGCGATCACCCGCATGAGCGTCGTCTTGCCGCAGCCGTTGATGCCGACGATGCCGAGGCAATCGCCGGACTTCAGCTCGAAGTTGACATTCTTCAGCGCCCAGAATTCGTCGGGTCGCAGATTGTCGCCGCTCTGCGACTGGCCGATCAATTCCCGGCCGATGTCCTGCACGCCGTAGTAAAGCGAGCGCTTGAGATCCCGGCAGAAGCGCTTGGAAACATTCTCG carries:
- a CDS encoding glycosyltransferase; this encodes MTAEDRAVIPAATTRPANRVSPLLEKHLEEIAAHYSGPEDKRPAGRQYRAILARYFNMRLPQDASVFEIGCGAGELLELIHARKVSGCDISAVQVERTARRLPHGTFYHQPGECLDVPGTYDVILLSDTINYAGDVQEILNQARKLAAPHTRLVMSFPSAMWRPVYSLATTLGLRARHPQANWIGIDDARNFLNLSGWSIVEIEPKVLLPLQIPVVEPLLNRFLAPLLGFLCHTVICTARPKVSMENCSRRVSVVVPARNEAGNIEAAVTRTPMMGDSMELIFVEGNSTDDTWEEIQRVKAAYPDREIQIMQQPGKGKGDAVRCGFAAATGDILMILDADLTMPPEELPKFYEALVSGHAEFANGVRLVYPMEKEAMRFLNLCANKFFSVAFSWLLAQPVKDTLCGTKVLWKEDYERIAANRCYFGDFDPFGDFDLLFGADRLGLQIVDIPIRYRDRTYGSTNISRWSHGALLFRMLAFAAGKLKFV
- a CDS encoding FkbM family methyltransferase is translated as MLSTKQKIGVARLLSRAACAARKLAGHSSRDIFHRGGLAYELDLHEGIDLSIYLFGAFEPDVVAYYTPVLREGSVVLDIGANIGAHALRMASLVGDSGKVVAIEPTDWAFAKLTRNVGLNAAIAPRIERVQGFVAANAGEVLPGDICSSWPLDAGDSSGLDESQGRSFPTTGARVVTLAGLCEEFELLKIDLIKLDVDGHEINVLEGGLGVIERFRPAIVIELAPYVFANGDGDVCRILEMLASVGYRTAAHGRARLSLSEPRAVLSRIPKNGGINVMIQ
- a CDS encoding methyltransferase domain-containing protein, which produces MEDIGRHEDEILGNRAHWEKKPLLRSCYHAFYREIAARLKSIPGLTTLELGSGIGAIKDVIPQCVTSDIFDNPWLDRRENAYAIQFPDAALSDLILFDVFHHLEFPGTALAEMARVVVPGGRLIVFEPDMSLLGKFVYGCCHPEPLGLGKPITWTAPPGVDAASGGYYAGQANATRIFRKREVAEWENSWRLVATRRLTNLRYFGSGGFSGPQLLPSFLEGPLKVVENVLSLAPGLFSARLLLVLERREQA
- a CDS encoding ABC transporter ATP-binding protein, whose product is MSTKKLIAETLGKVDPAPVVDSAEKHVVLSLENVSKRFCRDLKRSLYYGVQDIGRELIGQSQSGDNLRPDEFWALKNVNFELKSGDCLGIVGINGCGKTTLMRVIAGLIKPTTGRITVRGRLAPLLALGAGFNPVLTGRENIYANMSVLGLTYDEISERFEDVVKFSEIGYAIEAPVQTYSSGMQARLGFACAIATQPDILLLDEVLAVGDLNFRRKCLERLFEMRANGMSLVIVHHSPGILLAIAQKAIYMRRGEVIGQGAIEDVVKTYEKDLLEDMPRKVRAATNSNSDEDEEVSDRELKFLALELQTTDGTELVPGVDAVVVIRVRANVPLEQLNTTVTVFRKPDMDESTRKNDKQILKMISRRDGGSLVDVAPGEYEIRIALPSLGLVAGIYQIHARITRPERVVLGVRRSALFVVGVEDPMRISVYHQARTWSAATANGTSVPTRKVHNASDEADDFLEMGDETKVEV